A stretch of Onychomys torridus chromosome 2, mOncTor1.1, whole genome shotgun sequence DNA encodes these proteins:
- the Sdc3 gene encoding syndecan-3 isoform X1 gives MKPGPPRRGAAHGPRVDTATHAPGARGLLLPPLLLLLLAGRAAGAQRWRSENFERPVDLEGSGDDDLFPDDELDDLYSGSGSGYFEQESGLETAMRFVPDMALAAPTAPAVLPTTDIQPVDTPLEELLSEQPSPEPVTSPPLVTEVTGVLEEPSQRATTVSITTSTTAATTTGAPTMATAPATAATTAASTPEVPPATATIADVRTTSIQGLLPLPLTTAATAQATTPAAPSPPTTVATLDTEAPTPRLVNTATSRPRALPRPVTTQEPDVAERSTLPLGTTAPGPTEVAQTPTPESLLTTVQDEPEVPVSGGPSGDFELQEETTQPDTANEVVAVGGAAAKPSPPPGTLPKGARPGPGLHDNAIDSGSSAAQLPQKSILERKEVLVAVIVGGVVGALFAAFLVTLLIYRMKKKDEGSYTLEEPKQASVTYQKPDKQEEFYA, from the exons GCTCAACGCTGGCGCAGTGAGAACTTTGAGAGGCCGGTGGACCTTGAGGGCTCAGGGGATGACGACTTGTTTCCTGATGATGAACTGGACGACCTCTACTCAGGGTCGGGCTCCGGCT ACTTCGAGCAGGAGTCTGGCCTTGAGACAGCCATGCGGTTTGTCCCCGACATGGCCCTGGCTGCACCTACTGCGCCTGCCGTGCTGCCCACCACAGATATCCAGCCCGTGGATACCCCGCTTGAGGAGCTCCTTTCTGAGCAGCCCAGCCCGGAACCAGTTACCAGTCCCCCGCTGGTGACAGAGGTGACAGGAGTCCTGGAAGAACCCAGCCAGAGAGCCACCACCGTCTCCATCACCACATCTACCACCGCTGCCACCACTACAGGGGCCCCCACTATGGCCACAGCGCCTGCCACGGCAGCCACCACTGCTGCTAGCACTCCCGAGGTACCCCCTGCCACGGCCACCATTGCTGACGTAAGGACCACCAGCATACAAGGGCTGCTGCCTCTTCCCCTGACCACGGCTGCCACAGCCCAGGCCACTACCCCAGCAGCACCCTCACCGCCCACGACGGTGGCTACCTTGGACACGGAGGCCCCGACACCTAGGCTGGTCAACACAGCTACCTCGAGGCCAAGAGCCCTTCCTCGGCCAGTCACCACCCAGGAGCCTGATGTTGCTGAGAGGAGTACCCTGCCATTGGGGACCACCGCTCCTGGACCCACGGAGGTGGCTCAG ACCCCGACTCCAGAGTCCCTTCTGACCACGGTCCAGGATGAGCCAGAGGTGCCAGTGAGTGGGGGGCCCAGCGGGGACTTTGAGCTTCAAGAAGAGACCACACAACCCGACACAGCCAATGAAGTGGTAGCTGTGGGAGGAGCCGCGGCCAAGCCCTCACCTCCACCGGGGACACTGCCCAAGGGTGCCCGCCCAGGCCCTGGCCTCCACGACAACGCCATCGACTCAGGCAGCTCGGCAGCCCAGCTCCCTCAGAAGAGCATcctggagaggaaggaggtgCTCGTAG CTGTGATCGTGGGTGGGGTGGTGGGCGCCCTCTTCGCCGCCTTCCTGGTCACACTGCTCATCTACCGCATGAAGAAGAAGGACGAGGGCAGTTATACCTTGGAGGAGCCCAAGCAGGCGAGCGTCACGTACCAGAAGCCTGACAAGCAGGAGGAGTTCTATGCTTAG